DNA sequence from the Armatimonadota bacterium genome:
GTTTCGGCATCTGTCAACTGACCTCTCATACGTTGGAGGGTTGCAAGTGCAATTAACCGTTCAATCTCACGTTCTTGTTCATAGCTCAGTTCCTGCGACATAAGTTTCACCATGCCTCTCTTCTGGGCTCAGAGGTGGAGGGCTACTACTTTCAGCGCCCGTCCAAAACGACTCGAGATTGTAATATTGCCGTTCGCGTGGTGCAAAGATATGAATGATTACGTCACCATAATCCAGTAGCACCCAAACTGCTTCTTCATAACCTTCCACTCGCTTGTTTTTTATGCCTTTGTCTGCAAACTTTTCTATGATATTGTCAGCAATTGCTTTTACGTGGACGTCGGATGTGCCGGTAGCAATGAGAAAGAAGTCGGTCATGATTGTTCTGTCGCGGACATCGAGCACAACTGGGTCGACAGCCTTTTTGTCCTCAGCCGCTAATAGTGCAAGCTTTGCTTTTTTCTCCGAAGTGAGACTAGCTTTGGGTGACAATGCTTCCTCTAAGTCCCTTGAAATGCTAATGCTCGGTCCTTCCCGATGATTATCGTAAGGTCGGCTCCAACGGATTCATCTGTTTCGCGTCTGATGACGCTGATTCCCGTGACTTCGGCAACATGGCGTGCTGCCTTGTCGGTTCTCATCCGACATACTATCTCACTGGTGGTATAGTTGAAGCTGGGAGCATTGCCGACTGATGTTATCTCATAGCCGCTTTGCTTTAAACTCTCGGCAACTTTTTTTGCCACACCCTGTACTCCACTTCCGTTCAGCACCTCAATTTTTGCTGGGATTGGCGTTGTATCTTGTCTGAAGAAAAGCTTAGCCACGACCTCGGCGGTTTTTTGCGAGTCTGCAATCCAGTAACTGATTCCATTGATGTTCTGTGGTGCGCCGGGAAGTGTTTCCATCTCTACTTGACTTAGGTCCAGCTTGGATGCTAGCTTTGCCAGCGCAACTAAATCACGCGGAGTCATATCTGTTTCGACATTTTCAAGCATGGTAGAAATCAATCGGGGTAGCTTTGGCAGGTTGATTGGTGAGACTGCTTTTTTTACTAGGGCGCGAAGGAATTTCTGTTGCCGTTGGATGCGGCTGATGTCGCCTAGGGCATCGTGGCGGAAGCGCACATACTGCATTGCGTGTTCGCCGTCAAGAACCTGACGGCCTTTCTCCAGGTTTATATATAGGCCACCCCATTTGTCTATGTAGCGCATATTTTTTTCAACGTCAATTTCCACACCGCCAAGAATATCCACACATTTCTTGAACCCTTTGGTGTTTGTTTTTATGTAGTAGTCTGCCTCGATGCCGGTAAGTTGAGCAACGGCTAAGCGGGTGAGCATGGGTCCGCCAAACACATGCGCTGCGTTTATTTTTTGCATGCCTCCATATCCGTTAAGGTCTACCCTTGTATCTCGAGGAATAGAGAGAGCTGCCACTTGTTGTTTATCAAAATCAATGGAGGCAATTATGATTGAGTCAGAGAGTCCGCGTTTTGTTTCGTTTCTTTTTCCTGTATCGTCTTCGCCAATGACGAGTATGCGGACGGTTTTCTTGCCATCGAAGGGCGGCTCGATAATTTCTTTGACCTTATGCGAGAATCCACTGTGAGTGGTGTAGTAGCCAAGGAGTGTTCCTAAGCCAACTGCTGCTGCAAAGCAGAGGATAATAAGCAGAACAAGCAGTATTGGTGCTACACCACGATTATTATTTATTAAATGAGGGAGCCTGCGTGCCATTGTGCCCTCACTCCAAATACAAGCCATGCTTGCGAATATACCGCTCAACTTTCTCAGGCACCAGATATCGAATAGTTTTACCCGTAGCGATTCTTGCTCTTAGATTAGTTGCCGAGATGTCCACAGGTGCTATGGGAAGTATCTCAATGCTTTTCAAGAACTTGAGCGGCAGATGCTGCTCAAGCGCCGTTAGGTCAAAGCCAGGTCTAGGTGCTACGATGAATCGTGTCAATTCGGGAAGCCGGTCTGCTTCATGCCAGCTCTCGATTTCAAGTATTTCGTCTGCGCCCACTATAAAATATATTTCCGTTTTCTGCCCATAAATTCCTTTTATTTCGCGGATAGTATCGACTGAATATGAAGGGCCGGAACGTTCGATTTCAAGCCTGGAAGCCTCAAAATATGGGTTGGACGCCGTTCCGAGTAGCGTCATAGCGTATCTGTGCTCGGCATCGGAAACCGGATATGTGATCTTATGCGGGGGTTGGCCGGCCGGGATGAAAATCACTTTCCCCAAATTAAATTTTTCCCGCGATTCCTCTGCTATAATCAGGTGCGCCCAATGCAGAGGATCAAACGTGCCGCCCATTATGCCAATTCGAGACATATCTTTATCCTGCTTTTACAGGTTTTTGCCTGCATTAGCTTGGGGTTAGTGGGAAAAGAGCGCTATACTCCCAATGCCATATTGTCGCGATGGATTACTTCGTCGAAGTCCTTGTATCCAAGTATATCTTCGATCTCTGAGCTTTGCCGTCCCTTGATTTTTTCAATTTCACTTGCACTATAATTGACGAATCCTCGAGCAATTTGGTTTCCTTCTTCGTCTACGATTCTTACTAAGTCGCCTGTGGAGAAGCTTCCCTGCACTCCTATTATTCCGGCGGCAAGCAGGCTTTTACCTCCTTCTAGGATCATGCGTTTTGCACCTTCGTTTATAATTATCTCGCCGCGAACATGGGCTCCGAATGCAATCCATCGTTTCCGACCACTTAAGCTTGATCTCTGAGGAACGAATTTCGTACCGATTTGTTTGTCAGAAACGATATCAACGATAACGTTTGGCAGCCTCCCATCGGCAATAATCATTGCGACGCCTGATTTTGTTGCAATTTTTGCAGCTTCAATTTTTGTGCGCATGCCGCCAGTGCCGCTTCGAGCTTTGCCAGCGATTGCCCAAATATTGTCGTCAATTTTTGTAACTAGCGGGATAACTTCGGACGGCGCAGATTTTGCTGGGTCTGTCTTGCATAGTCCAGGTACATCAGAAAGCAGAATAAGCAAATCTGCCCCGAGGCTTGAAGCAACGAGAGCGGCTAGATTGTCGTTATCGCCCACCCGTATTTCATCTACCGCAACGGTGTCATTTTCATTAACTATTGGTATTACGCCATGGCGAAGGAGCGCTAGCATGGTGTTACGAGCGTTGAGATAGCGCCGCCGATCGCCAAAGTCCTCGCGGGTGAGGAGTATTTGGCCAGTAGTGAGGCCGTGCCATTCAAATATCTCGGAATACATTTGCATAAGTAGACCCTGCCCAACGGCGGCAGCAGCTTGCTTTTCAGGCATTGTCATCGGGCGCTCAGGCAACCCCATTCGCTCTATCCCGGCTCGAATTGCTCCGGACGTGACGAGCACGACGTCGATTGATTTCGATCTAAGGTTCGCAATTTGACTGGCTAGCGAAGTCAAATACGGGCGGTCTATTTTGCCTGAGTTATTTGTCAGGGTGCTTGTGCCGACTTTTATAATAACCCTTTTAGCCTTCTTGTCCACTTTAGTACCTACCGCCCTATTCTACTTCTTCTTCTTCTATGTAGTCAAACTCGATTGCCCCGATTCTGACGGTGTCGCCGTTTTCTATTCCAAGCTCCTTGAGAGTCTTCAGTACACCTAAGCGATCGAGCTTGCGGTGCAGTCGGCGAATTGCCACTTCATTATTTATGTTAGTCATTGCTACCTCACTTTCCAGGCGTTTTCCTTCGACGACAAACTCGTGGTCGCCGACTTTCTTGGCTTCCCAGCGCTTGAGATCTCTTTTTTCTGGTGCGATATGGACTATTTCATGTGTTTCAGCGGGGGTTGGCACAATTTTGTCTAATTTGCGAAGCTCTTCTGCAAGGAAGTAGATTAATTCTTGGACTCCAAAGCCGGTGGCCGCTGAGATTGCGAATGTTTTGAATCCTCTTGATTCGAATATGGGTGCAAGCTCTCTTGCTGTTTCCATGGCTCCGGTTATGTCAACTTTGTTCAATGCGACGACTTGGGGAAGCTTGGCCAATTCAGGGTTATAAAGACGAAGTTCGCGGTTTATGACGTCAAAGTCATTCAAAGGGTTTCTTCCCGTCAAGCCAGATATGTCGAGGATATGCACGAGAAGTCGAGTTCGCTCTATGTGGCGAAGGAACCTATCTCCGAGTCCTGCTCCCGCATGAGCACCTTCAATCAGTCCGGGAATGTCCGCCATGACGAAAGAGTTTTCTTCATCAACGCGCACAACGCCAAGGTTTGGCGTAAGGGTAGTGAAGGGATAATTTGCAATTTTGGGCTTGGCTGCCGAGACTTTTGCTATTAGCGTGGATTTGCCAACATTTGGGAAACCAATCAGTCCGACATCTGCAAGTAGTTTGAGTTCGAGCCGAAGATTTCGTTCCTCTCCTGGTTCTCCGGGCTCGGCAAATCTTGGCGTACGCTGTGTAGGTGTGGCAAATCGTGCATTTCCACGGCCGCCTCGTCCTCCTCGCGCAATGATAAACATTTGGCCTTCTGTGTCCAGGTCAACTAGTAGTTCGCCAGAGTCGGCATCGTAGATCTGGGTTCCAACTGGCAGGTGAATATAAAGATCCTCGCCGTCTTTCCCAGTCATGTTATTAGGCCCGCCGTCGCCGCCTCTGGGTGCCTTGTAATTTCGCTTGTAATGGAAGTCAATTAGGGTTGTGAGCCGGCCATCTGCGACTAGGATAACATTGCCACCTCTGCCGCCGTCGCCGCCTGCAGGACCACCTCGAGGCACAAACTTTTCACGGCGGAAGGCAACCATGCCGTCGCCGCCGTCGCCGGCTTTTACGCTTATTGTTGCTTCGTCAACAAACATTGCTGCCCTCCTTGCGAAGGCGCCATAATAAAACGACTCGATCATCGGAACGATAATCGAGTCGCAAGAACTTTGTATAGAAGAATATTATTCCTCCCATGATCTGACGGGAGAAATAATATTGCTCCTGCTTTTCTACGCTACGGAAGGATATATGCTTACTTTGCGCGTCTTCTTGCCTTCGAATTTCACGTAGCCATCCACCAGGGCGAATAGGGTGTCATCCCCACCGCGACCGACGTTCAAGCCGGGATGGATCTTTGTGCCACGCTGCCGAATAAGAATGCTTCCAGCTTTTACATATTCTCCAGCAAACTCTTTGACGCCCAGCCTCTTCGACTTGCTGTCTCGTCCGTTCCGTGAGCTACCTACTCCTTTTTTATGCGCCAATTCTTTTCACCTCCAAACGGGCCGTGGGCAAGTCTATTCGGCTGTCTCGCCTGCTTCCTCAGCCTTTGGGGCTTCGGGTGCCTCGGCCTTACGTGTTGTTCTAGTTTTGTATTCGATTTTCTCGATTGAAACTTCTGTAAATGGTTGCCTGTGACCAAATCTTCGGCGTTCGCGCTTCTTGGGTTTATACGTAAACCCAATTATTTTTTTTCCAAGTCCATGGCGTAAGACTCTCCCAATCACCTTCGCACCGGATACAATCGGTGTTCCGATGATTTGGGCCTTATCTGTATTGACGAAAAGAATATCGTCAAATACCACTTCCTCGCCAACCGGTACATCCAGCTTCTCTACTTTGATAGTTTCGTTTTCGTGAACGGTGTATTGCTTTCCGCCCGTTTTCAAAACTGCGTACATCTGTAGGTCCCCTCTTAGTAAAGGATGCCAACGCCGTTTAAAGTTCTGGCAAGCCTGGATATAATACCACGCCGAGGCTGACTTGTCAATATTAAGGAAACGTTTATTTTTCTTTAGAAGCAAGCGCTAAAATTTATTGATGATATATCGGTGATTGCTATTTTATTTTGTCTTCTTGCTGTTTGCCTTCTTCTCTAAAGTTGTGAAAAATTCATTCATGCGTTTCACACGTTCGGCGGCACGCTCATCGCCTTTTGGTACCTTGGAATAGAATGGATTGAAGTCTTTCATTGCATTCAGATTGGGCCTTCGTCTTTCAGCGTTTTGTGGCGGCCTGCGTTGTTGTTCGCCGGGGCCACCCGGGGGTCCACCGGGGCTACGGCGCTGTTCAAACTTTGGCTTGATACGCGCCATGGCGTTTAGTTGTGCCGCTGTGAAGATTGGTTTGAGATCTTTCAAAGCCTTTTTTGCTTCATCTTGCGTTAGCTTTGGCTTGGAACGGAGTGGTTTCAAGACGGCTAGAACCTTCTTCGCCTGTTCAGGCGTCAAGGTGTATTTCTTGTCTTTGTTTATCTCTCCAATGTGCCGAACCATCTGCATTAGCTGGAACGTATATTTGTGTTTTTCCCGAAATGCCTGGAATTGGTTTGCGCCAGAGGGCTGTTGCTGGGCCCAAACCACGACTGCAGTGAACACCACGAGCAAGCAAATTCCAATAAGTACTATGAATCTCCTCATTTTTCCTCTCCTTTCTT
Encoded proteins:
- the rsfS gene encoding ribosome silencing factor, yielding MSRDLEEALSPKASLTSEKKAKLALLAAEDKKAVDPVVLDVRDRTIMTDFFLIATGTSDVHVKAIADNIIEKFADKGIKNKRVEGYEEAVWVLLDYGDVIIHIFAPRERQYYNLESFWTGAESSSPPPLSPEERHGETYVAGTEL
- a CDS encoding LCP family protein, producing MARRLPHLINNNRGVAPILLVLLIILCFAAAVGLGTLLGYYTTHSGFSHKVKEIIEPPFDGKKTVRILVIGEDDTGKRNETKRGLSDSIIIASIDFDKQQVAALSIPRDTRVDLNGYGGMQKINAAHVFGGPMLTRLAVAQLTGIEADYYIKTNTKGFKKCVDILGGVEIDVEKNMRYIDKWGGLYINLEKGRQVLDGEHAMQYVRFRHDALGDISRIQRQQKFLRALVKKAVSPINLPKLPRLISTMLENVETDMTPRDLVALAKLASKLDLSQVEMETLPGAPQNINGISYWIADSQKTAEVVAKLFFRQDTTPIPAKIEVLNGSGVQGVAKKVAESLKQSGYEITSVGNAPSFNYTTSEIVCRMRTDKAARHVAEVTGISVIRRETDESVGADLTIIIGKDRALAFQGT
- the nadD gene encoding nicotinate-nucleotide adenylyltransferase, whose amino-acid sequence is MSRIGIMGGTFDPLHWAHLIIAEESREKFNLGKVIFIPAGQPPHKITYPVSDAEHRYAMTLLGTASNPYFEASRLEIERSGPSYSVDTIREIKGIYGQKTEIYFIVGADEILEIESWHEADRLPELTRFIVAPRPGFDLTALEQHLPLKFLKSIEILPIAPVDISATNLRARIATGKTIRYLVPEKVERYIRKHGLYLE
- the rplU gene encoding 50S ribosomal protein L21 → MYAVLKTGGKQYTVHENETIKVEKLDVPVGEEVVFDDILFVNTDKAQIIGTPIVSGAKVIGRVLRHGLGKKIIGFTYKPKKRERRRFGHRQPFTEVSIEKIEYKTRTTRKAEAPEAPKAEEAGETAE
- the rpmA gene encoding 50S ribosomal protein L27, with the protein product MAHKKGVGSSRNGRDSKSKRLGVKEFAGEYVKAGSILIRQRGTKIHPGLNVGRGGDDTLFALVDGYVKFEGKKTRKVSIYPSVA
- the obgE gene encoding GTPase ObgE, with the protein product MFVDEATISVKAGDGGDGMVAFRREKFVPRGGPAGGDGGRGGNVILVADGRLTTLIDFHYKRNYKAPRGGDGGPNNMTGKDGEDLYIHLPVGTQIYDADSGELLVDLDTEGQMFIIARGGRGGRGNARFATPTQRTPRFAEPGEPGEERNLRLELKLLADVGLIGFPNVGKSTLIAKVSAAKPKIANYPFTTLTPNLGVVRVDEENSFVMADIPGLIEGAHAGAGLGDRFLRHIERTRLLVHILDISGLTGRNPLNDFDVINRELRLYNPELAKLPQVVALNKVDITGAMETARELAPIFESRGFKTFAISAATGFGVQELIYFLAEELRKLDKIVPTPAETHEIVHIAPEKRDLKRWEAKKVGDHEFVVEGKRLESEVAMTNINNEVAIRRLHRKLDRLGVLKTLKELGIENGDTVRIGAIEFDYIEEEEVE
- the proB gene encoding glutamate 5-kinase, producing the protein MDKKAKRVIIKVGTSTLTNNSGKIDRPYLTSLASQIANLRSKSIDVVLVTSGAIRAGIERMGLPERPMTMPEKQAAAAVGQGLLMQMYSEIFEWHGLTTGQILLTREDFGDRRRYLNARNTMLALLRHGVIPIVNENDTVAVDEIRVGDNDNLAALVASSLGADLLILLSDVPGLCKTDPAKSAPSEVIPLVTKIDDNIWAIAGKARSGTGGMRTKIEAAKIATKSGVAMIIADGRLPNVIVDIVSDKQIGTKFVPQRSSLSGRKRWIAFGAHVRGEIIINEGAKRMILEGGKSLLAAGIIGVQGSFSTGDLVRIVDEEGNQIARGFVNYSASEIEKIKGRQSSEIEDILGYKDFDEVIHRDNMALGV